One stretch of Bosea vaviloviae DNA includes these proteins:
- a CDS encoding DUF2798 domain-containing protein — protein MTGKARFIFPVLMAGVMAFLMTALVTYLNLGFPPDFVAHWLHAFVIAWPCAAGAAFLAIPLARRGTALIVKVIGE, from the coding sequence ATGACAGGCAAGGCCCGTTTCATCTTTCCCGTGCTCATGGCCGGCGTCATGGCCTTCCTGATGACGGCGCTGGTGACCTATCTCAATCTCGGCTTCCCGCCGGATTTCGTGGCGCATTGGCTGCACGCCTTCGTCATCGCCTGGCCTTGCGCGGCCGGCGCCGCCTTCCTCGCGATCCCGCTCGCACGGCGAGGGACGGCCCTCATCGTCAAGGTCATTGGAGAGTAG
- a CDS encoding amidase, which yields MQSLRDILRRIAAGEITAAGALALSAARIAESEPSIQAFASRPAELVAGAGPLAGIACGVKDIIDTADLPTQMGSVIYEGWRPRSDAAVVMMLKATGATVAGKTHTTAFAASDPAPTRNPHDLSASPGGSSAGSAAGVAAGMIPLAIGTQTGGSVIRPSAYCGVAGIKPSYALLPTVGVKPFSWSLDTLGLMAASADDLGLALATITGRPELDAAAAELKGLRIGVTRQDFAGAPEQAAEAALQRFCEIATGAGAQLVDLESPQALSEAFHAHVPLQGFEATQALAWEYAEHREQIAPKLRAYLDGARSVTPAQYDEARRISRRGRDAARAFFGQVDVVVSYAAPGEAPDTLASTGDARFNRLWTLLGVPCLTIPVMRGPRGLPVGIQVIAGFGADDRVIAVAKALETRVEPIR from the coding sequence ATGCAGAGCTTGCGCGACATCCTGCGCCGGATTGCGGCGGGCGAGATCACGGCAGCCGGTGCGCTGGCGCTGAGCGCTGCGCGGATCGCCGAATCCGAGCCGTCCATCCAGGCCTTCGCCAGCCGCCCGGCCGAGCTCGTCGCGGGAGCGGGTCCGCTTGCCGGCATCGCCTGCGGGGTCAAGGACATTATCGACACAGCCGATCTGCCGACGCAGATGGGCTCGGTGATCTATGAGGGCTGGCGGCCGCGCTCCGACGCAGCCGTCGTGATGATGCTGAAGGCCACTGGTGCGACCGTCGCCGGCAAGACCCACACCACCGCCTTCGCCGCCAGTGATCCGGCGCCGACCCGCAATCCCCATGACCTCAGCGCGAGCCCCGGCGGGTCCTCGGCGGGTTCGGCTGCAGGGGTGGCGGCCGGCATGATCCCGCTCGCAATCGGCACGCAGACCGGCGGCTCGGTGATCCGGCCGAGCGCCTATTGCGGCGTGGCCGGCATCAAGCCGTCCTATGCGCTGCTGCCGACAGTCGGCGTGAAGCCGTTCTCCTGGTCGCTCGATACGCTGGGCCTGATGGCGGCAAGCGCCGATGATCTCGGCCTGGCGCTCGCCACGATTACGGGCCGGCCCGAACTGGACGCCGCCGCGGCGGAGTTGAAGGGCCTGCGCATCGGCGTGACCCGGCAGGATTTCGCCGGCGCGCCCGAGCAGGCTGCTGAGGCAGCGTTGCAACGCTTCTGCGAGATCGCGACCGGGGCTGGGGCGCAACTGGTCGATCTCGAAAGCCCGCAGGCCTTGTCGGAGGCCTTTCATGCCCATGTGCCGCTGCAGGGCTTTGAGGCGACGCAAGCCTTGGCCTGGGAATATGCCGAGCATCGCGAGCAGATCGCGCCGAAGCTGCGCGCCTATCTCGACGGCGCCCGCAGCGTCACGCCGGCGCAATATGACGAGGCGCGCCGGATCTCGCGGCGTGGCCGCGACGCGGCCCGCGCCTTCTTCGGCCAGGTCGATGTCGTGGTGAGCTATGCCGCCCCCGGCGAGGCGCCCGACACACTGGCCTCGACCGGCGATGCCCGCTTCAACCGGCTCTGGACCCTGCTCGGCGTGCCATGCCTGACGATCCCGGTGATGCGCGGCCCGCGCGGTCTGCCGGTCGGGATTCAGGTCATAGCTGGATTTGGCGCCGATGATCGTGTCATCGCAGTGGCGAAGGCGCTGGAAACGCGTGTTGAACCAATCCGCTAA
- a CDS encoding Tim44 domain-containing protein encodes MSLILLARRGRAIAFLAGALLIVPMVAEARPGGGKSSGSRGSRTESAPARTDTAPNGAQPFQRSATPSPAAPMAGAAAGAAAQAARPSMARNLMMGLGAGLLGAGLFGMLSGSGFFSGLASLAGIFGFLMQIALIGGLIWLALRFFRRRSEPQLAGAGAPLPREAYQPQAQNQAARMGMMGGGSAAPQTQPIQLTGEDFSAFERLLTEVNAAYSNEDEAGLRQHVTPEMFGYFDEDLSGNAKKGLVDRVSEVKLLKGDLAEAWREGDADYATVAMRFSLINALYERASGKVVDGNATVPQEVTEHWTFLRTRGGAWKLSGIQAAA; translated from the coding sequence ATGTCTCTGATTTTGCTCGCCCGGCGCGGCCGGGCCATCGCTTTTCTCGCTGGTGCACTGCTGATCGTCCCCATGGTCGCCGAGGCGCGGCCTGGCGGTGGCAAGAGCTCCGGCAGCCGCGGCTCGCGCACCGAATCCGCGCCGGCTCGAACGGATACTGCCCCCAACGGGGCGCAGCCCTTCCAGCGCAGCGCGACGCCGTCGCCTGCCGCTCCGATGGCGGGCGCTGCCGCCGGCGCCGCCGCCCAGGCGGCCCGGCCTTCGATGGCGCGCAACCTGATGATGGGCCTCGGCGCCGGCCTGCTCGGCGCGGGCCTGTTCGGCATGCTGTCGGGCTCCGGCTTCTTCAGCGGCCTGGCATCGCTCGCCGGCATCTTCGGCTTCCTGATGCAGATCGCATTGATCGGCGGCCTGATCTGGCTGGCTCTGCGCTTCTTCCGTCGCCGTTCCGAGCCGCAGCTCGCCGGCGCCGGCGCGCCGCTGCCGCGCGAGGCCTACCAGCCGCAGGCCCAGAACCAGGCCGCCCGCATGGGTATGATGGGCGGCGGTTCCGCCGCGCCGCAGACCCAGCCGATCCAGCTGACGGGCGAGGATTTCAGCGCCTTCGAGCGCCTGCTGACGGAGGTCAACGCGGCCTATTCCAATGAGGACGAGGCCGGCCTGCGCCAGCACGTCACGCCGGAGATGTTCGGCTATTTCGACGAGGATCTCTCGGGCAACGCCAAAAAGGGCCTTGTCGACCGCGTCTCCGAGGTCAAGCTGCTGAAGGGCGACCTCGCGGAAGCCTGGCGCGAGGGCGATGCCGACTACGCCACGGTCGCGATGCGCTTCAGCCTGATCAACGCGCTGTATGAGCGCGCCAGCGGCAAGGTCGTCGATGGCAACGCCACCGTTCCCCAGGAGGTCACCGAACACTGGACCTTCCTGCGCACGCGGGGCGGCGCCTGGAAGCTCTCGGGGATCCAGGCCGCAGCCTGA
- the dapB gene encoding 4-hydroxy-tetrahydrodipicolinate reductase, with product MRLVVVGAAGRMGRMLIKAIHETPGCVLSAAVERPGSGVVGQDAGVLAGLPACGIDVTDEALPAFVEAEGVLDFTTPDSTVSFAALAAQARIAHIVGTTGLEPQHLAKLEAAARHAAIIRSGNMSLGVNLLAGLVRKVAATLGTDWDIEIVEMHHRMKVDAPSGTAVMLGEAAAEGRAVDLADARVAVRDGHTGARQPGTVGFAALRGGTVVGDHKVIFAGTGERLELSHIAEDRSLFAQGAVKAALWGRGRKPGLYSMADVLGLDSL from the coding sequence ATGCGTCTTGTCGTCGTCGGCGCCGCCGGGCGCATGGGCCGGATGCTGATCAAAGCGATCCATGAGACGCCGGGCTGTGTCCTGTCGGCTGCGGTCGAGCGGCCGGGTTCTGGTGTGGTCGGGCAGGATGCCGGCGTGCTCGCCGGCCTGCCGGCCTGCGGCATCGACGTGACCGATGAGGCCCTGCCGGCCTTCGTCGAGGCCGAGGGCGTACTTGATTTCACGACGCCTGACTCCACGGTCTCCTTCGCTGCCCTCGCCGCGCAGGCGCGCATCGCCCATATCGTCGGCACCACCGGGTTGGAGCCGCAGCACCTGGCGAAGCTGGAGGCTGCCGCCCGCCATGCCGCCATCATCCGCTCCGGCAATATGAGCCTCGGCGTCAATCTGCTGGCCGGCCTCGTACGCAAGGTCGCGGCCACGCTCGGCACGGATTGGGACATCGAGATCGTCGAGATGCACCACCGCATGAAGGTCGATGCGCCCTCGGGCACGGCCGTGATGCTGGGCGAGGCGGCGGCAGAGGGCCGGGCGGTCGATCTGGCTGATGCCCGCGTCGCCGTGCGCGACGGCCACACCGGCGCGCGGCAGCCCGGCACGGTCGGTTTCGCGGCGCTGCGCGGCGGCACCGTGGTTGGCGACCACAAGGTGATCTTCGCGGGGACCGGCGAGCGGCTGGAGCTCTCCCACATCGCGGAGGACCGCAGTCTCTTCGCACAGGGCGCGGTCAAGGCCGCGCTCTGGGGCAGGGGCCGCAAGCCCGGACTCTATTCCATGGCCGATGTGCTCGGGCTCGACAGTCTCTGA
- a CDS encoding alpha-ketoglutarate-dependent dioxygenase AlkB family protein encodes MTQLGMTRLAIAPGVIHWPGYLPAEAQAALVADLREVARQAPFFSPRMPRTGKPFSVRMTNCGSLGWVSDERGYRYQPLHPETGLAWPPMPALLTQAWRELADYPHPPEACLVNFYEASAKMGLHQDRDEQDFEAPVLSLSLGDTAMFRIGGTERGGKTVSLKLASGDVLLFGGEARLAYHGIDRILAGSSSLLPQGGRINLTLRRVTRAFSSEVDTGSREENALKQ; translated from the coding sequence ATGACGCAACTGGGCATGACGCGCCTCGCGATCGCGCCCGGCGTAATCCATTGGCCAGGCTACCTCCCGGCCGAGGCGCAGGCCGCGCTCGTCGCCGATCTGCGCGAGGTGGCGCGGCAGGCGCCGTTCTTCTCCCCGCGCATGCCCAGGACCGGAAAACCCTTCTCGGTGCGGATGACCAATTGCGGCTCGCTCGGCTGGGTCTCCGATGAGCGCGGCTACCGCTACCAGCCGCTCCATCCCGAGACGGGCCTGGCCTGGCCGCCGATGCCGGCGCTGCTGACGCAGGCCTGGCGGGAGCTTGCGGATTATCCGCATCCGCCCGAGGCCTGCCTGGTCAATTTCTATGAGGCGAGCGCCAAGATGGGCTTGCATCAGGACCGCGACGAGCAGGATTTCGAGGCGCCGGTGCTGTCATTGTCGCTGGGCGACACCGCCATGTTCCGCATCGGCGGCACGGAGCGGGGCGGCAAGACGGTGTCGCTGAAGCTTGCCTCGGGCGATGTCTTGCTGTTCGGCGGGGAGGCCAGGCTCGCCTATCACGGCATCGACCGCATCCTGGCGGGCTCGTCGAGCCTGTTGCCGCAGGGCGGGCGGATCAATCTGACATTGCGGCGTGTGACGAGAGCGTTTTCGAGCGAAGTGGATACCGGTTCGCGTGAAGAAAACGCGTTAAAACAATGA
- a CDS encoding trimeric intracellular cation channel family protein: protein MLETAGVAVFALTGALVATRKGMDPFGFILLATVTGVGGGTLRDLLLGRLVFWVRDPSDVLVCSGVALGAWAIAYLKPGMLDGWAGKRLLIWADSAGLALFAVAGTLKALDVGVSSLSAIALGAMTASFGGILRDILAGDRPMVLWSRDFYVTAAAAGAAMTALLSSLVIEPVIVMLVGLATTFGLRAGSILFGWSFPNLPGSGSS from the coding sequence GTGCTCGAAACCGCCGGCGTCGCCGTCTTTGCATTGACTGGCGCGCTGGTCGCGACCCGCAAGGGCATGGACCCGTTCGGCTTCATCCTGCTCGCGACGGTGACCGGCGTCGGCGGCGGCACGCTGCGCGATCTCCTGCTCGGGCGCCTCGTCTTCTGGGTGCGCGATCCCAGCGATGTTCTCGTCTGCTCGGGCGTCGCGCTTGGCGCCTGGGCCATCGCTTATCTGAAGCCCGGCATGCTCGATGGCTGGGCCGGCAAGCGCCTGCTGATCTGGGCCGACTCGGCCGGGCTTGCGCTCTTCGCCGTTGCCGGCACGCTGAAGGCGCTCGATGTCGGCGTCTCCTCCCTGTCAGCGATCGCGCTCGGCGCGATGACCGCCTCCTTCGGCGGCATCCTGCGCGACATCCTGGCCGGCGACCGGCCGATGGTGCTGTGGAGCCGCGATTTCTACGTCACGGCCGCAGCCGCGGGGGCAGCGATGACCGCGCTTCTGTCGAGCCTGGTGATCGAACCGGTCATCGTCATGCTCGTCGGCCTCGCGACCACCTTCGGCCTGCGGGCTGGGTCGATCCTGTTCGGCTGGTCGTTCCCGAACCTGCCGGGCTCGGGATCGTCCTGA
- the grpE gene encoding nucleotide exchange factor GrpE, whose protein sequence is MTQKPAKEEPEIDTATSEELANEAASNAEADLARLESERDDFKDKLLRTLADMENLRRRTEREISDAKAYAVTSFARDMLASADNLRRALESVPEAARSGAEAALAALIEGVELTERDLLKTLERHGVRKIDPQGEKFDPNLHQAMFEAPDAETPKGMVSKVVQSGYKIGERVLRPALVGVSAGAPKPQEPSTPDTSGSTPSGH, encoded by the coding sequence ATGACGCAGAAGCCTGCGAAAGAAGAGCCCGAGATCGACACCGCGACCAGCGAGGAACTGGCCAATGAAGCCGCCTCCAATGCCGAGGCCGATCTCGCCCGGCTGGAATCCGAGCGCGACGACTTCAAGGACAAGCTGCTGCGCACACTGGCCGACATGGAGAATTTGCGCCGGCGCACCGAGCGTGAGATCTCCGACGCCAAGGCCTATGCGGTAACGAGCTTCGCCCGCGATATGCTGGCCTCGGCCGACAATCTGCGCCGTGCGCTGGAGAGCGTGCCCGAAGCCGCGCGCAGCGGAGCCGAAGCGGCTCTGGCAGCGCTGATTGAAGGCGTCGAGCTGACCGAGCGCGACCTGCTGAAGACGCTGGAGCGCCACGGCGTGCGCAAGATCGATCCGCAGGGGGAGAAGTTCGATCCCAACCTGCATCAGGCGATGTTCGAGGCGCCCGATGCCGAAACGCCCAAGGGCATGGTCTCCAAGGTCGTGCAGTCAGGCTACAAGATCGGCGAGCGCGTGCTGCGGCCGGCCCTGGTCGGCGTCTCGGCCGGCGCGCCCAAGCCGCAGGAACCCTCGACCCCGGACACCTCCGGCAGCACTCCGTCCGGCCACTGA
- a CDS encoding [protein-PII] uridylyltransferase — protein MENPAQAVAKLIARLGNPSTTEMRQALVAHLRRVLDEGHASAKDLLAGPRNGLACAERISETMDGIVACLHIAASEHFYQAVNPSQSERIAVVAVGGYGRGTLAPGSDVDLLFLFPHKQTAWGESVVEAMLYPLWDLKLKVGHSVRSIDDCMREARADMTIRTALLEARFLIGDRSLFDEMVRRFGAEVMEGTAPAFTEAKLAERETRVRRAGTSRYLVEPNVKDGKGGLRDLNTLFWIAKYAYRVDDVSELVAAGLFDRKELVMFQRSEEFLWRVRCWMHFITGRAEERLSFDLQRQVAAAIGYAGRSGQAPVERFMKAYFLVAKDVGDLTAIVCAALEARQQKPRASLSRLLGSFAKRKRVRALGHPDFTLKSQRLNVIDDDAFRRDPVNLLRLYEIASRDDIAIHPDTSRLVTQSLRLVTAQLRHDPEANRIFLEILTGRRSPEPVLRRMNESGLLGRFIPDFGRIVAMMQFNMYHHYTVDEHLIRSIGVLAEIDAGVLEIEHPLANEIMPNLANRRALYVALFLHDIAKGRLEDHSIAGAKIARKLGPRLGLSEAQTETVAWLVEHHLDMSTVAQSRDLGDPKTIETFAATVQTLERLKLLLILTVADIKAVGPGVWNGWKGQLLRTLYYETEIVLAGGYSAIERKARVEKKQDALKEQLADWPETERNAYLARHYPPYWIKTELARQEKHARFLRQAESEGRTTATAVETDQFRGITELTILAPDHPRLLAIVTGACAAAGGNIVDAQIFTTTDGLVLDTISVSRAFDRDDDELRRAERIAAAIERALKGEIKIADLVAQRRAPPPRGQTFQLAPEVIIDNVLSARHTVLEVSGLDRPGLLYDLTTAIGKLNLNIASAHIATFGEKAVDVFYVTDLTTAKIVSTARQLAIRRALLDVFAFDHDKPAAAKAKAPVRA, from the coding sequence CTGGAGAACCCCGCCCAGGCCGTCGCGAAACTCATCGCCCGATTGGGCAACCCCTCGACCACCGAGATGCGCCAGGCGCTGGTGGCGCATCTGCGCCGCGTGCTCGATGAAGGCCACGCCTCGGCCAAGGATCTGCTCGCCGGCCCACGCAACGGCCTCGCCTGCGCCGAGCGCATCTCCGAGACGATGGACGGGATCGTCGCCTGCCTGCATATCGCAGCGAGCGAGCATTTCTACCAAGCGGTCAACCCGTCGCAATCCGAGCGCATCGCCGTCGTCGCGGTCGGCGGCTATGGCCGTGGCACGCTCGCGCCGGGCTCCGATGTCGACCTGCTGTTCCTGTTCCCGCACAAGCAGACCGCTTGGGGCGAGAGCGTGGTCGAGGCGATGCTCTACCCGCTCTGGGACCTGAAGCTGAAGGTCGGCCACTCCGTGCGCTCGATCGATGACTGCATGCGCGAGGCGCGCGCCGACATGACGATCCGGACTGCGCTGCTCGAAGCGCGCTTCCTCATCGGGGACAGGTCGCTCTTCGACGAGATGGTGCGCCGCTTCGGGGCCGAGGTGATGGAGGGCACGGCGCCCGCCTTCACCGAGGCCAAGCTCGCCGAGCGCGAGACGCGGGTGCGCCGCGCCGGCACCTCGCGCTATCTGGTCGAGCCCAACGTCAAGGACGGCAAGGGCGGCCTGCGCGACCTCAACACCTTGTTCTGGATCGCGAAATACGCCTATCGCGTCGATGATGTCAGCGAACTGGTCGCAGCCGGCCTGTTCGACCGCAAGGAACTCGTGATGTTCCAGCGTTCGGAGGAGTTCCTCTGGCGCGTGCGCTGCTGGATGCATTTCATCACCGGCCGGGCCGAGGAGCGCCTGTCCTTCGACCTCCAGCGCCAGGTCGCCGCCGCGATCGGCTATGCCGGGCGCAGCGGCCAGGCGCCGGTCGAGCGTTTCATGAAGGCCTATTTCCTCGTCGCCAAGGATGTCGGCGACCTGACCGCCATCGTCTGTGCGGCGCTGGAGGCGCGCCAGCAGAAGCCGCGCGCCTCGCTCTCGCGCCTGCTCGGCTCGTTTGCCAAGCGCAAACGCGTGCGCGCACTCGGCCATCCCGATTTCACGCTGAAGAGCCAGCGCCTCAACGTGATCGACGACGACGCCTTCCGGCGCGATCCGGTCAACCTGCTGCGGCTCTACGAGATCGCCAGTCGCGACGACATCGCCATCCACCCCGACACCAGCCGGCTGGTGACGCAGTCGCTGCGCCTGGTCACGGCGCAATTGCGCCACGATCCCGAAGCCAACCGCATCTTCCTGGAGATCCTGACCGGGCGGCGCTCGCCGGAGCCGGTGCTGCGGCGGATGAACGAGTCGGGGCTGCTGGGGCGCTTCATCCCGGATTTCGGCCGCATCGTCGCGATGATGCAGTTCAACATGTATCACCACTATACGGTCGACGAGCACCTGATCCGTTCGATCGGCGTCTTGGCGGAAATCGATGCCGGCGTTCTCGAAATCGAGCATCCGCTCGCCAACGAGATCATGCCGAACCTCGCCAATCGTCGCGCGCTCTATGTCGCGCTGTTCCTGCACGACATCGCCAAGGGCCGGCTCGAGGACCACTCGATCGCCGGCGCCAAGATCGCCCGCAAGCTCGGCCCCCGGCTGGGCCTGAGCGAGGCACAGACCGAAACAGTCGCCTGGCTGGTCGAACACCATCTCGACATGTCGACCGTCGCCCAGAGCCGCGACCTCGGCGACCCCAAGACGATCGAGACCTTTGCCGCGACGGTGCAGACGCTGGAGCGGTTGAAGCTCTTGCTCATCCTCACCGTCGCCGACATCAAGGCGGTCGGCCCCGGCGTCTGGAACGGCTGGAAGGGCCAGCTCCTGCGCACGCTCTATTATGAGACCGAGATCGTGCTCGCCGGCGGCTATTCCGCGATCGAGCGCAAGGCCCGCGTCGAGAAGAAGCAGGATGCGCTGAAGGAACAGCTCGCCGATTGGCCCGAGACCGAGCGCAACGCCTATCTCGCCCGCCATTATCCACCCTACTGGATCAAGACCGAGCTCGCCCGCCAGGAGAAGCACGCCCGCTTTCTCAGGCAGGCGGAGAGCGAGGGCCGCACCACAGCGACCGCCGTCGAGACCGACCAGTTCCGCGGCATCACCGAGCTCACCATCCTGGCGCCCGACCATCCGCGCCTGCTGGCGATCGTCACCGGAGCCTGCGCGGCGGCCGGCGGCAACATCGTCGACGCGCAGATCTTCACCACCACCGACGGGCTCGTGCTCGACACGATCTCGGTCTCGCGCGCCTTCGACCGGGACGACGACGAACTGCGCCGGGCCGAGCGGATCGCGGCCGCGATCGAGCGCGCGCTGAAGGGGGAGATCAAGATCGCGGATCTGGTGGCGCAGCGCCGCGCCCCGCCGCCGCGCGGCCAGACCTTCCAGCTCGCGCCCGAGGTCATCATCGACAATGTGCTCTCGGCCCGCCACACCGTGCTCGAGGTCTCGGGGCTCGACCGGCCCGGCTTGCTCTACGACCTGACCACTGCGATCGGGAAGCTCAACCTCAACATCGCCTCGGCCCATATCGCCACTTTCGGCGAGAAGGCGGTCGACGTGTTCTACGTCACCGACCTGACGACGGCGAAGATCGTCTCGACCGCGCGCCAGCTCGCCATCCGCAGAGCGCTGCTCGACGTCTTCGCCTTCGATCACGACAAGCCGGCCGCAGCCAAGGCCAAGGCACCCGTGCGCGCTTGA
- a CDS encoding aliphatic sulfonate ABC transporter substrate-binding protein: protein MSIITRRRAIAGFVATSLALGATSVFAQAPKEIRIDYATYNPVSLVLKERGILEKALAPEGIAVRWVQSAGSNKALEFLNAGSLDFGSTAGAAALIGKINGNPIKSIYVYSRPEWTALVTGAKSEITKVADLKGKRVAVTRGTDPHIFLVRALAEAKLTEKDVKLVLLQHADGRLALERGDVDAWAGLDPLMAAAEVESGAKLFHRKAEDNTWGILNVREAFARENPALVRKVIAAYEEARTYALANPAELKKTLVDYTKLSDVVIERQLTRTELTHSSIGQAQADTIIAAGLALKEAGVLPATTDIKAAVDDLLDRRFAATN from the coding sequence ATGAGCATCATCACACGCCGCCGCGCCATCGCCGGTTTCGTCGCCACCTCGCTTGCCCTGGGCGCCACATCCGTCTTCGCGCAGGCCCCCAAGGAAATCCGCATCGACTACGCGACCTATAACCCCGTCAGCCTCGTGCTGAAGGAGCGCGGCATCCTCGAAAAAGCGCTCGCCCCCGAGGGCATCGCCGTGCGCTGGGTTCAGTCGGCCGGCTCCAACAAGGCGCTCGAATTCCTCAATGCCGGTTCGCTCGATTTCGGCTCGACCGCCGGCGCGGCAGCCCTGATCGGAAAGATCAACGGCAACCCGATCAAGTCGATCTATGTCTATTCGCGCCCGGAATGGACGGCCCTGGTCACCGGCGCCAAGAGCGAGATCACCAAGGTCGCCGACCTCAAGGGCAAGCGCGTTGCCGTGACGCGGGGCACCGACCCGCATATCTTCCTGGTCAGGGCGCTGGCCGAGGCCAAGCTGACCGAGAAGGACGTCAAGCTCGTCCTGCTGCAGCATGCCGATGGCCGCCTCGCTCTGGAGCGCGGCGATGTCGACGCCTGGGCAGGACTTGACCCGCTGATGGCGGCGGCCGAGGTCGAGAGCGGCGCAAAACTCTTCCACCGCAAGGCTGAGGACAACACCTGGGGCATCCTCAATGTCCGCGAGGCCTTCGCCAGGGAAAACCCGGCCCTCGTGCGCAAGGTCATTGCCGCCTATGAGGAGGCGCGCACCTATGCGCTCGCCAATCCGGCCGAGCTGAAGAAGACGCTGGTCGACTACACCAAGCTCTCCGACGTCGTGATCGAGCGCCAGCTCACCCGCACCGAGCTGACGCATTCCAGCATCGGCCAGGCGCAAGCCGATACGATCATCGCTGCCGGCCTCGCCCTGAAGGAAGCCGGCGTGCTGCCCGCGACGACCGACATCAAAGCGGCCGTCGACGATCTGCTCGACCGGCGCTTCGCCGCGACGAACTGA
- a CDS encoding ABC transporter permease: MSPLEIAAATQAKTPGSPGASSRRPGSRRLGLAGWLLPIALAALWELLVRAGIANGRLMPPPSVVGRTLWGLAASGELLTHVTATLWRVAAGFGLGAGVATVLGALTGALPVARGLLDPTLQALRAIPSIAWVPLFILWFGIFEASKVALIAVGVFFPVYLGVAAAIQGIDRKIVEVGRVFRLGRLAMVRRVLLPAILPAWFTSLRSGLGLGFMFVVAAEIMGASEGLGYLLVDGQQLGRPDTIIAAIISFAVLGKLADGLLLAITRPFLAWQDLGRDTL, encoded by the coding sequence ATGAGCCCGCTGGAGATCGCGGCCGCGACGCAGGCGAAAACCCCGGGCTCGCCCGGCGCCAGCTCTCGTCGCCCCGGCTCTCGTCGCCTCGGTCTCGCCGGCTGGCTGCTGCCGATCGCGCTCGCCGCGCTCTGGGAGCTTCTGGTCCGGGCCGGCATCGCCAATGGCCGGCTGATGCCGCCGCCCAGCGTGGTCGGGCGGACGCTCTGGGGCCTGGCGGCCTCGGGTGAGCTCCTGACCCATGTCACGGCGACGCTCTGGCGCGTCGCCGCCGGCTTCGGGCTGGGAGCGGGCGTCGCCACGGTTCTGGGTGCATTGACGGGGGCTCTACCCGTCGCGCGCGGCTTGCTCGACCCGACGCTTCAGGCGCTGCGCGCGATCCCCTCGATTGCCTGGGTGCCGCTGTTCATCCTGTGGTTCGGCATTTTCGAGGCCTCGAAGGTCGCGCTGATCGCGGTCGGCGTGTTCTTCCCGGTCTATCTCGGGGTGGCGGCCGCGATCCAGGGCATCGATCGCAAGATCGTCGAGGTCGGTCGCGTCTTCCGGCTCGGCCGGCTCGCCATGGTCCGGCGCGTCCTGCTGCCGGCGATCCTGCCGGCCTGGTTCACCTCGCTGCGCTCGGGCCTCGGCCTCGGCTTCATGTTCGTGGTCGCAGCCGAGATCATGGGCGCGAGCGAAGGCCTCGGCTACCTGCTCGTGGACGGCCAGCAGCTCGGCCGCCCCGACACCATCATCGCGGCCATCATCAGCTTCGCCGTACTCGGCAAGCTGGCCGACGGGCTGCTGCTCGCCATTACGCGGCCCTTCCTCGCCTGGCAGGATCTCGGCCGCGACACGCTCTGA
- a CDS encoding ABC transporter ATP-binding protein: protein MLSFETLSKTYADGTRALSAISASVAAGEILALVGGSGCGKTTLLRLIAGLDRPSAGRILLDGEAIHEPRADVGVIFQEPRLFPWLSVTDNVAFGLSHLSAFEREGLVTNALVRVGLAGYEKRWPRELSGGQQQRVAIARALITRPKLLLMDEPFSALDATTRASLHGHLLALWQESRPTVVMVTHDVEEAVTLADRIIVMQPKPGRIFDELDNPLARPRDRLSPSFEASKREVLRTLDRSLRDEEPQQHKTAETAGMWW, encoded by the coding sequence ATGCTGAGCTTCGAGACCCTCTCGAAAACCTATGCCGACGGCACGCGTGCCTTGTCGGCGATCTCCGCCAGCGTGGCGGCGGGCGAGATCCTCGCCCTTGTCGGCGGCTCTGGCTGCGGCAAGACCACCCTGCTGCGCTTGATCGCGGGCCTCGACCGGCCGAGCGCCGGGCGCATCCTGCTCGATGGCGAGGCGATCCATGAACCGCGCGCCGATGTCGGGGTGATCTTCCAGGAGCCGCGATTGTTTCCCTGGCTCAGCGTCACCGACAATGTCGCTTTCGGGCTCTCGCATCTCTCCGCCTTCGAGCGCGAGGGGCTGGTGACCAATGCGCTCGTCCGGGTCGGGCTCGCCGGCTATGAGAAACGCTGGCCGCGCGAGCTCTCCGGCGGCCAGCAGCAGCGTGTCGCCATCGCCCGGGCGCTGATCACCCGGCCGAAGCTGCTGCTGATGGACGAGCCGTTCTCGGCGCTCGACGCCACGACGCGCGCGAGCCTGCACGGCCATCTGCTGGCGCTCTGGCAGGAAAGCCGGCCGACCGTGGTGATGGTCACGCATGATGTCGAGGAGGCGGTGACCCTGGCCGACCGCATCATCGTGATGCAGCCCAAGCCCGGCCGCATCTTCGACGAGCTCGACAATCCGCTTGCCCGCCCGCGCGATCGGCTCTCGCCCTCCTTCGAGGCGAGCAAGCGCGAGGTTTTGCGCACGCTTGATCGTTCGCTGCGCGACGAGGAGCCGCAGCAGCACAAGACCGCCGAGACGGCGGGGATGTGGTGGTAA